A region of Anolis sagrei isolate rAnoSag1 chromosome 2, rAnoSag1.mat, whole genome shotgun sequence DNA encodes the following proteins:
- the LOC132765109 gene encoding zinc finger protein 135-like yields MMRNEDYLIEEDLIIQEEEEEEEDDNLIIEKVILTEDFEADLMEEAVIIQEEEEGEEEEEVNLVNEEESFPMAIHEQAEEGEPFLGEYEINVFQIRGDEEPFDLEPGPETQVFVPKERRRAVPRSRTAGESKQTQKPGRIYKCPDCEKVFKRCSPLIRHRRTHTGEKPYVCRECLKPFSDSSALVKHQRIHAGEKPYTCPECGKSFSQSSTLIAHQRIHTGEKPYKCPDCGKSFSVSSNLVAHQRIHTGEKPFGCPVCLKGFLVSSHLIRHLRIHTAEKPYICGECGECFSQSSHLVVHKRIHTGEKPYLCSECGKRYRGIADLIQHQRIHTGEKPYKCQECGKCFSQRACLKKHEQIHTGVRPYMCLKCGKTFYRNSHLTRHNKVHTG; encoded by the coding sequence ATGATGAGAAACGAAGACTACCTGATTGAAGAAGACTTGATAAttcaagaagaggaagaggaggaggaagatgataaCCTGATAATAGAAAAGGTAATCCTCACAGAGGACTTTGAGGCAGATCTGATGGAAGAAGCGGTGATaattcaagaagaagaagaaggagaagaagaggaagaggtgaATCTGGTGAATGAAGAGGAGAGCTTTCCAATGGCAATTCATGAACAGGCTGAAGAAGGCGAACCCTTTCTGGGAGAATATGAAATAAACGTCTTCCAGATTCGTGGGGATGAAGAGCCATTTGACCTCGAGCCTGGTCCTGAAACCCAAGTATTTGTTCCAAAGGAGAGACGTAGAGCTGTGCCACGATCCAGAACTGCAGGGGAATCCAAGCAGACCCAGAAGCCGGGAAGAATTTATAAGTGTCCTGATTGTGAGAAAGTCTTCAAACGGTGTTCACCCCTTATCAGGCACCGAAGaacccacactggagagaaaccatatGTTTGCCGTGAATGCCTGAAACCCTTCAGTGACAGCTCAGCACTGGTGAAGCACCAAAGGATCCATGCAGGAGAGAAACCTTACACGTGCCCTGAGTGCGGGAAAAGCTTTTCCCAAAGCTCGACCCTCATTGCACATCAGAGGatacacacaggagagaagccatataaatgccctgattgtggaaagagcttcagcgtGAGCTCTAATCTTGTTGCCCACcagagaatccacacaggagagaaaccatttgGATGCCCTGTCTGCCTGAAAGGCTTCTTGGTCAGCTCTCATCTCATCAGACACTTGAGAATACACACAGCAGAAAAACCTTATATTTGTGGCGAGTGTGGGGAGTGTTTCTCCCAGAGTTCTCACCTCGTTGTACACAAGAGGATCCACACCGGGGAAAAACCTTACCTGTGTTCTGAGTGTGGGAAGAGGTACCGGGGGATTGCAGATTTGATCCAGCACCAGagaattcacacaggagagaagccctacaaatgccaggagtgtgggaaatgttttagccAACGCGCATGTCTTAAGAAGCATGAACAAATTCACACCGGAGTGAGACCATATATGTGCCTCAAATGTGGGAAAACGTTTTATCGGAACTCACACCTGACTAGGCATAACAAAGTCCACACTGGGTAA